A single genomic interval of Nostoc commune NIES-4072 harbors:
- a CDS encoding type II toxin-antitoxin system RelE family toxin, with product MYELVLTRKAQKFYQEVDASLAQRLNRCFDQLRQNAYEHPNIKRLKGDFAGLFRYRVGV from the coding sequence ATGTATGAACTGGTACTGACTCGCAAAGCACAGAAGTTTTATCAAGAAGTAGATGCATCACTAGCCCAACGACTCAACCGTTGCTTTGACCAACTGCGACAGAATGCTTATGAACACCCAAACATCAAGCGGCTCAAAGGTGATTTCGCGGGTCTTTTTCGCTATCGAGTTGGTGTCTAA